Proteins found in one Pyxidicoccus trucidator genomic segment:
- a CDS encoding DNA-3-methyladenine glycosylase I has product MATRQKNASRTGAQREETPRTSTTEEGLIEGVDGVRRCRWAGSTAEYLAYHDTEWGRPMAEDRRLFEKLCLEGFQAGLSWLTILRKREAFREAFLGFDFVRLARFTERDVERLLGNAGIVRHRGKIESVVNNARRACELVEEQGSLAAFLWRFEPTAASRPRHLTWEVLRSMPTTPESTALSKELRRRGWTFVGPTTSYAFMQAMGMVNDHVDGCALRREAERQRKDFTRPA; this is encoded by the coding sequence ATGGCGACCAGGCAGAAGAACGCGTCCCGGACCGGGGCGCAGCGCGAAGAGACGCCGAGGACCTCGACGACGGAGGAGGGCCTCATCGAAGGCGTGGACGGAGTGCGGCGGTGCAGGTGGGCGGGGAGCACCGCCGAATACCTCGCCTACCACGACACGGAGTGGGGGCGGCCGATGGCGGAGGACCGGCGCCTGTTCGAGAAGCTCTGCCTCGAAGGCTTCCAGGCGGGCCTCAGCTGGCTCACCATCCTTCGCAAGCGCGAGGCCTTCCGCGAGGCCTTCCTCGGCTTCGACTTCGTCCGGCTGGCCCGCTTCACCGAGCGCGACGTGGAGCGCCTCCTGGGGAATGCCGGCATCGTGCGTCACCGGGGGAAGATTGAGTCCGTGGTGAACAACGCGCGCCGCGCGTGCGAGCTGGTGGAGGAGCAGGGCTCGCTCGCCGCGTTCCTCTGGCGCTTCGAGCCCACCGCCGCCAGCAGGCCCCGGCACCTCACCTGGGAGGTGCTGCGGAGCATGCCCACGACGCCCGAGTCGACCGCGCTGTCGAAAGAGCTGCGCCGGCGCGGGTGGACGTTCGTGGGCCCCACCACGTCCTATGCCTTCATGCAGGCCATGGGCATGGTGAACGACCATGTCGACGGCTGCGCGCTCCGCCGTGAGGCAGAGCGCCAGCGGAAGGACTTCACCCGCCCCGCCTAG
- the clpA gene encoding ATP-dependent Clp protease ATP-binding subunit ClpA, with the protein MAGPLIAKELQASFRTALDEARKMRHEYLTLEHLLLALTRDSRTREVLRACGANAKRLQERLVSFLEETVERLPEGVEAEPQQTIGVERVLHRAAMHALSAEQKLIDGGDVLVAMFREEESQALYLLQQEGVTRLDLLNYISHGISKDGEGDGAPSEGAPGRAAPVGDDEEGESPRKSPLEAYTTQLNIEAKEGRIDPLIGREKELERTIQVLCRRRKNNPLYVGEAGVGKTAIAEGLALHIHEGRVPEVLKNSVVYSLDMGALLAGTKFRGQFEERLKGVLKALQEQKDAILFIDEIHTIVGAGATSGGSMDASNLLKPALASGRLRCIGSTTFQEYKAAFERDRALSRRFQKIEVGEPTVEDTVLILEGLKSRYEEHHGVKYTPEAIRAAAELSAKHINDRFLPDKAIDVIDETGAAERLKPEGKRTNTVSAADVENVVAKMAKIPAKSVSASEGVQLQNLEKELQAVIFGQEAAIKDLVSAIKLARSGLRAPEKPIGSFLFSGPTGVGKTELAKQLAQTLGVEFLRFDMSEYSEKHTVSRLIGAPPGYVGFDQGGLLTDAVRKHPYAVLVLDEIEKAHPDLFNILLQVMDHATLTDNNGRKADFRNIVLILTTNAGAQEMSTKAMGFGDLQKPADGTRAKKAIERTFTPEFRNRLDGWILFSGLPPEIILKVVDKEVRLLQKMLDEKKVKLELTPAARAWLAEHGYDPAFGARPMARLVDNSLKKPLAEALLFGDLKDGGIARYDVEGDSLKLQTMPAAAEVV; encoded by the coding sequence GTGGCAGGACCGCTGATTGCCAAAGAGTTGCAGGCCAGCTTCCGCACCGCACTCGATGAGGCGCGGAAGATGCGCCACGAGTACCTGACGCTGGAGCACCTGCTCCTCGCGCTCACCCGGGACTCGCGGACACGCGAAGTCCTGCGGGCGTGTGGAGCCAACGCGAAGCGCCTCCAGGAGCGCCTGGTCTCCTTCCTGGAGGAGACCGTCGAGCGCCTGCCCGAGGGCGTGGAGGCCGAGCCCCAGCAGACCATCGGAGTGGAGCGGGTGCTCCACCGCGCCGCCATGCACGCGCTGTCCGCCGAGCAGAAGCTCATCGACGGCGGGGACGTGCTGGTGGCCATGTTCCGGGAGGAGGAGAGCCAGGCGCTCTACCTGCTCCAGCAGGAGGGCGTCACCCGGCTGGACCTCCTCAACTACATCTCCCACGGCATCTCCAAGGATGGCGAGGGCGACGGTGCTCCGTCCGAGGGCGCTCCCGGCCGTGCCGCGCCGGTGGGCGACGACGAGGAGGGCGAGTCTCCCCGGAAGAGCCCCCTGGAGGCCTACACCACCCAGCTCAACATCGAGGCGAAGGAGGGGCGCATCGACCCGCTCATCGGCCGCGAGAAGGAGCTGGAGCGCACCATCCAGGTGCTCTGCCGCCGCCGGAAGAACAACCCGCTCTACGTGGGCGAGGCGGGCGTGGGCAAGACGGCGATTGCCGAGGGCCTGGCGCTGCACATCCACGAGGGCCGGGTGCCGGAGGTGCTGAAGAACTCCGTCGTCTACTCGCTGGACATGGGCGCGCTGCTGGCGGGCACCAAGTTCCGCGGCCAGTTCGAGGAGCGGCTCAAGGGCGTGCTCAAGGCGCTGCAGGAGCAGAAGGACGCCATCCTCTTCATCGACGAGATTCACACGATTGTGGGCGCCGGTGCCACCAGCGGCGGCTCCATGGACGCGTCCAACCTGCTCAAGCCCGCGCTGGCCAGCGGCCGGCTGCGCTGCATCGGCTCCACGACGTTCCAGGAGTACAAGGCGGCCTTCGAGCGGGACCGGGCGCTGTCGCGGCGCTTCCAGAAGATTGAAGTGGGCGAGCCCACCGTGGAGGACACCGTCCTCATCCTGGAGGGGCTGAAGAGCCGCTACGAGGAGCACCACGGGGTGAAGTACACGCCCGAGGCCATCCGCGCGGCGGCGGAGCTGTCCGCGAAGCACATCAACGACCGCTTCCTGCCGGACAAGGCCATCGACGTCATCGACGAGACGGGCGCGGCCGAGCGGCTCAAGCCCGAGGGCAAGCGCACCAACACCGTCAGCGCCGCCGACGTGGAGAACGTGGTGGCGAAGATGGCGAAGATTCCCGCCAAGAGCGTGTCCGCCAGCGAGGGCGTCCAGCTCCAGAATCTGGAGAAGGAGCTCCAGGCGGTCATCTTCGGTCAGGAAGCGGCCATCAAGGACCTGGTCAGCGCCATCAAGCTGGCCCGCTCCGGCCTGCGTGCGCCGGAGAAGCCCATCGGCTCGTTCCTCTTCTCCGGCCCCACGGGCGTGGGCAAGACGGAGCTGGCCAAGCAGCTCGCGCAGACGCTGGGCGTGGAGTTCCTGCGCTTCGACATGAGCGAGTACTCGGAGAAGCACACGGTGAGCCGGCTCATCGGCGCGCCTCCGGGCTACGTGGGCTTCGACCAGGGCGGCCTCTTGACGGACGCCGTGCGCAAGCACCCGTACGCGGTGCTGGTGCTGGATGAAATCGAGAAGGCCCACCCGGACCTCTTCAACATCCTGCTCCAGGTGATGGACCACGCGACGCTGACGGACAACAACGGCCGCAAGGCCGACTTCCGCAACATCGTCCTCATCCTCACCACCAACGCTGGCGCGCAGGAGATGAGCACCAAGGCCATGGGCTTCGGTGACTTGCAGAAGCCCGCGGACGGCACCCGCGCGAAGAAGGCGATTGAGCGCACCTTCACCCCCGAGTTCCGCAACCGGCTGGACGGGTGGATTCTCTTCTCCGGCCTGCCGCCGGAAATCATCCTGAAGGTCGTGGACAAGGAAGTCCGCCTCCTCCAGAAGATGCTGGACGAGAAGAAGGTGAAGCTGGAGCTGACGCCCGCCGCCCGCGCGTGGCTGGCCGAGCACGGCTATGACCCGGCCTTCGGCGCGCGGCCCATGGCCCGCCTCGTGGACAACTCGCTGAAGAAGCCGCTCGCCGAGGCGCTCCTCTTCGGCGACCTGAAGGACGGCGGCATCGCCCGCTACGACGTGGAGGGCGACAGCCTGAAGCTCCAGACGATGCCCGCCGCCGCCGAGGTGGTGTAG
- a CDS encoding carbonic anhydrase translates to MFQNRTVSVRALRAALLSSLLFASGAFADEAQVTAPSALSSRTEEAHWGYAQRVSPAHWGELAGSGMCSTGQQQSPIPLQSTNVSHQHVSIPSYHYQTSQVHMLNTGHTVEFAYDVGSSVQLGGNVYTLKQFHFHTPSEHVVDHIRYPHPMEMHLVHVDANGNPALVVAVFIKAGAVNNVLLNAFSHLPKHAGQVSAPLGAVLNASALLPHDKDFFQYTGSLTTPPCSEGIQWYVLKNPIELSDAQIAEYQRLPHLNPSNRPLQPLNGRDAKLHPIPGY, encoded by the coding sequence ATGTTCCAGAACCGCACTGTCTCCGTGCGCGCGCTTCGCGCCGCGCTGCTGTCTTCCCTGCTCTTCGCCTCGGGCGCGTTCGCCGATGAGGCCCAGGTGACTGCTCCGAGCGCGCTCTCTTCGCGCACGGAAGAGGCCCACTGGGGCTACGCGCAGCGCGTGAGCCCCGCCCACTGGGGAGAGCTCGCGGGAAGCGGCATGTGCTCGACGGGCCAGCAACAGTCGCCCATTCCGCTGCAGTCGACGAACGTGTCCCACCAGCACGTAAGCATCCCCAGCTACCACTACCAGACGAGCCAGGTGCACATGCTCAACACGGGCCACACCGTGGAGTTCGCCTACGACGTGGGCAGCTCGGTCCAACTGGGTGGCAACGTCTACACGCTCAAGCAGTTCCACTTCCACACGCCCAGTGAGCACGTGGTGGACCACATCCGCTACCCCCACCCCATGGAGATGCACCTGGTCCACGTGGACGCCAACGGCAACCCCGCGCTCGTCGTGGCCGTCTTCATCAAGGCGGGCGCGGTGAACAACGTGCTGCTCAACGCCTTCAGCCATCTTCCGAAGCACGCGGGTCAGGTGAGCGCACCGCTGGGAGCGGTCCTCAACGCGAGCGCCCTGCTGCCGCACGACAAGGACTTCTTCCAGTACACGGGCTCGCTCACCACCCCGCCGTGCAGCGAGGGCATCCAGTGGTACGTGCTGAAGAACCCCATCGAGCTGTCGGACGCGCAGATCGCCGAGTACCAGCGACTGCCGCACCTCAACCCCAGCAACCGGCCGCTCCAGCCGCTGAACGGCCGTGACGCGAAGCTGCACCCCATCCCCGGCTACTGA
- a CDS encoding ATP-dependent Clp protease adaptor ClpS codes for MAQKHEHDNSVVTESAPKQKLKRPTLYKVLLHNDNYTTREFVVAVLKEIFHKSETDAVQIMLHVHYNGVGVAGVYTFEVAETKVKTVEAAAQENGFPLRLSMEPEEG; via the coding sequence ATGGCGCAGAAGCACGAGCACGATAACTCCGTCGTCACGGAGTCAGCACCCAAGCAGAAGCTCAAGAGGCCCACCCTCTACAAGGTGCTCCTGCACAACGACAACTACACGACGCGGGAGTTCGTTGTCGCCGTGCTCAAGGAGATCTTCCACAAGTCGGAGACGGATGCCGTGCAGATCATGCTGCACGTCCATTACAACGGGGTCGGGGTTGCCGGCGTCTATACGTTCGAGGTCGCCGAAACGAAGGTCAAGACGGTGGAGGCCGCGGCTCAGGAGAATGGGTTTCCCCTGCGGCTCTCCATGGAACCCGAGGAAGGTTGA
- a CDS encoding DUF2378 family protein produces the protein MTSHRRPLDTPQPAPRVPAAVFEGLFVRGLKAEGRLARELEALGYHMKKPEMDYPIALWQRAVTLARQEAFASLGEEDAYRQLGRQLVVGFAETLIGRVAAVALPMIGPARAMERVPRYLALMGRTDIHVTLTPVGDRGRRIHLTDRYNRPDLMAGGMERMLELTSAQPRITVEERSAEGYRLLVRW, from the coding sequence ATGACCAGCCACCGCCGACCCCTCGATACCCCCCAGCCCGCGCCGCGCGTGCCGGCGGCCGTGTTCGAGGGACTGTTCGTGCGGGGCCTCAAGGCGGAGGGGCGGCTGGCCCGGGAGCTGGAAGCGCTCGGCTACCACATGAAGAAGCCGGAGATGGACTACCCCATCGCGCTCTGGCAGCGGGCGGTGACGTTGGCGCGCCAGGAGGCCTTCGCCTCGCTGGGCGAGGAGGACGCGTACCGGCAGCTTGGCCGCCAGCTCGTCGTGGGCTTCGCGGAGACGCTCATCGGCCGGGTGGCGGCGGTGGCCCTGCCGATGATTGGCCCCGCGCGGGCCATGGAGCGCGTGCCGCGCTACCTGGCGCTGATGGGCCGCACCGACATCCACGTGACGCTCACCCCGGTGGGAGACCGCGGCCGCCGCATCCACCTGACGGACCGCTACAACCGGCCGGACCTGATGGCGGGCGGCATGGAGCGGATGCTGGAGCTGACGTCCGCCCAGCCGCGAATCACCGTGGAGGAACGCAGCGCCGAGGGCTACCGTCTCCTCGTGCGTTGGTAG
- a CDS encoding 5' nucleotidase, NT5C type — MTDTVKRSELVALVDMDGTLCDYQGAMLRDLERLRSPGEPPLTADFEDSPWLRARQELIRGQPGWWARLERRQHGFDVLGELRTLGFELHVLTKGPVSSTNAWAEKLQWCQAHVPDARVTVTMDKGLVYGKVLVDDWPEYIHRWLTWRPRGLVIVPAQPWNVGFEHPNALRYDGTNLDAVRARLRAVRDAALAEVPAHGG; from the coding sequence ATGACGGACACGGTGAAGCGGTCGGAGCTGGTGGCGCTCGTCGACATGGACGGGACGCTCTGCGACTACCAGGGGGCGATGCTGCGGGACTTGGAGCGGCTGCGCAGCCCGGGCGAGCCCCCGCTGACGGCCGACTTCGAGGACTCGCCCTGGCTGAGGGCCCGGCAGGAGCTCATCCGCGGGCAGCCGGGGTGGTGGGCGCGGCTGGAGCGGCGGCAGCACGGCTTCGACGTGCTGGGGGAGCTGCGGACGCTCGGGTTCGAGCTGCACGTGCTCACCAAGGGCCCGGTGAGCTCCACGAACGCCTGGGCGGAGAAGCTCCAGTGGTGCCAGGCGCATGTGCCGGACGCGCGCGTCACCGTCACCATGGACAAGGGGCTGGTCTACGGGAAGGTGCTGGTGGACGACTGGCCGGAGTACATCCACCGCTGGCTCACGTGGCGGCCGCGCGGGCTGGTCATCGTCCCCGCGCAGCCGTGGAACGTGGGCTTCGAGCACCCGAATGCGCTGCGCTATGATGGGACGAACCTGGACGCGGTGCGCGCCCGGCTCCGCGCGGTGAGGGACGCCGCGCTCGCGGAAGTCCCTGCGCACGGTGGCTGA
- a CDS encoding RluA family pseudouridine synthase — translation MWVTPFEPQPAPHEVTGSFPSPFDEPGPPALARRAAEALQAELRAGLIAPGLPSALLDEPEGGKMFGVLVVREPGGRIGFLRSFSGMLAGRWDVPGFVPPLFDREARARLEPEGEAAVKAQHARAEALRTSPELASLRAAHEAQEVRHTTERAALRARHEERRRQRHARRAEFTAPGGAETQAVHPGPPPGSHGVKAEPLGDAEKRAALHALDQESRGDKAEARRMEATHEEERRALAPKLARLERRLRASERLRRIVSRAMMKRLHDTYAVPNAKGERRLLRALFTSGEPPSGAADCAGPKLLAQAFAHGLQPLALAEFWWGAPPMSGGRASGAFYAACRDKCGPLLPYMLEGLSVSAPRTFAPPASASDGLSILFEDAWLVVVDKPEGLLSVPGREASLTDSVLTRLRARYPRATGPLLVHRLDLDTSGLLVAALDAGTHATLQRQFLHRQVHKRYVAWVQGQVKGERGTIDFPMRVDLDDRPRQIHDPVHGKPAVTEWQVLERSGDRTRVAFFPHTGRTHQLRVHAAHPLGLGAPIVGDRLYGHPGARLLLHAEALTLLHPGTGQRVTFERPAPF, via the coding sequence ATGTGGGTCACGCCCTTCGAGCCGCAGCCGGCACCGCATGAGGTGACCGGGAGCTTCCCGAGCCCCTTCGACGAGCCCGGTCCCCCCGCGCTCGCGCGCAGGGCCGCGGAGGCGTTGCAGGCGGAGCTTCGCGCGGGGCTCATCGCTCCCGGGCTTCCATCCGCGCTGCTCGACGAACCCGAGGGTGGGAAGATGTTCGGCGTGCTCGTCGTGCGCGAGCCCGGCGGACGCATCGGGTTCCTGCGCTCCTTCTCCGGCATGCTCGCGGGACGCTGGGATGTGCCCGGCTTCGTCCCGCCCCTCTTCGACCGCGAGGCACGGGCGCGGCTGGAGCCCGAGGGTGAGGCCGCGGTGAAGGCCCAACACGCCCGCGCCGAAGCGCTTCGCACGTCACCGGAGCTCGCTTCGCTCCGTGCCGCCCACGAGGCGCAGGAGGTCCGCCACACCACGGAGCGCGCGGCGCTGCGTGCCCGGCATGAGGAGCGGCGGAGGCAACGCCACGCGCGGCGGGCGGAGTTCACGGCCCCTGGCGGCGCCGAGACGCAGGCGGTGCACCCCGGGCCCCCTCCCGGGAGCCACGGCGTGAAGGCGGAGCCGCTCGGAGACGCCGAGAAGCGCGCGGCCCTCCACGCGCTGGACCAGGAGAGCCGGGGCGACAAGGCGGAGGCGCGCCGGATGGAGGCGACCCACGAGGAGGAACGTCGGGCGCTCGCGCCGAAGCTCGCGCGGCTGGAGCGACGACTCCGGGCGTCGGAGCGGCTGCGGCGCATCGTCAGCCGCGCGATGATGAAGCGCCTCCACGACACGTACGCCGTGCCCAATGCGAAGGGCGAGCGGCGCCTCCTCCGCGCACTGTTCACCTCGGGAGAGCCTCCCTCGGGCGCCGCTGACTGCGCGGGGCCGAAGCTCCTCGCCCAGGCCTTCGCGCACGGCCTGCAGCCGCTGGCGCTCGCGGAGTTCTGGTGGGGCGCTCCGCCCATGTCGGGAGGACGTGCCTCGGGCGCGTTCTACGCCGCGTGCCGGGACAAGTGCGGCCCCCTGCTGCCGTACATGCTGGAGGGCCTGTCCGTCTCCGCCCCCCGGACCTTCGCCCCCCCCGCGTCAGCGAGCGACGGGCTGTCCATCCTCTTCGAGGACGCCTGGCTCGTCGTGGTGGACAAGCCGGAGGGGCTGCTCTCCGTGCCCGGCCGGGAGGCCTCGCTGACGGACTCGGTGCTCACCCGGCTGCGTGCGCGGTATCCGCGGGCGACGGGTCCGCTGCTCGTGCACCGGCTCGACCTGGACACGTCGGGGCTGCTCGTCGCCGCGCTGGACGCGGGGACGCATGCGACGCTGCAGCGACAGTTCCTCCACCGGCAGGTCCACAAGCGCTATGTGGCGTGGGTCCAGGGACAGGTGAAGGGCGAGCGGGGCACCATCGACTTCCCCATGCGCGTGGACCTGGATGACAGGCCCCGACAGATTCACGACCCGGTGCACGGCAAGCCCGCGGTGACGGAGTGGCAGGTCCTGGAGCGCAGCGGAGACCGCACCCGCGTGGCCTTCTTCCCGCACACCGGAAGGACGCACCAGCTGCGCGTCCATGCGGCGCATCCGCTCGGCCTGGGCGCGCCCATCGTCGGGGACCGCCTCTACGGACACCCCGGCGCACGCCTGCTGCTGCACGCGGAGGCGCTGACGCTCCTGCACCCGGGCACCGGACAGCGCGTCACCTTCGAGCGGCCCGCTCCGTTCTAG
- a CDS encoding class I SAM-dependent methyltransferase — MPDQSPALLRELHLLTREGNLNADALRKLKQVNHLMGLLRPAIEDVQARHPGAVLVDAGSGNAYLGFVLYELFLKDAATGTLLSIEGRPDLTERAKGRAERLGFTRMQFETAHIDTAKYPERIHLLMALHACDTATDDALVAAIRHGADHVAVVPCCQAEVSAQLKEKRPVSGGSGSISLLYSHAWHRREFGSHLTNVIRALTLEAFGYQVTVTELTGWEHSLKNELILGRRVHKENRRARVQLERLLAETGVAPKLTRELGVKPAVLSGPEAAMVPAEADAPEAPAEAPVGQ; from the coding sequence TTGCCGGACCAGTCCCCGGCGCTCCTGCGTGAGCTGCACCTGCTCACCCGCGAGGGCAACCTCAACGCGGACGCGCTGCGCAAGCTCAAGCAGGTGAACCACCTGATGGGCCTGCTGCGCCCCGCGATTGAGGACGTGCAGGCGCGCCACCCTGGCGCGGTGCTGGTGGACGCGGGCAGCGGCAACGCCTACCTGGGCTTCGTCCTCTACGAGCTGTTCCTGAAGGACGCGGCCACCGGCACGCTGCTGTCCATCGAAGGCCGGCCGGACCTGACCGAGCGTGCGAAGGGCCGCGCGGAGCGGCTTGGCTTCACGCGAATGCAGTTCGAGACGGCGCACATCGACACGGCGAAGTACCCGGAGCGCATCCACCTGCTGATGGCGCTGCACGCGTGCGACACGGCGACGGATGACGCGCTGGTGGCGGCCATCCGCCACGGGGCGGACCACGTGGCGGTGGTGCCGTGCTGCCAGGCCGAGGTGTCCGCGCAGCTCAAGGAGAAGCGCCCGGTGTCGGGGGGCAGTGGCTCCATCTCGCTGCTGTACTCGCACGCGTGGCACCGCCGGGAGTTCGGCTCGCACCTGACGAACGTCATCCGCGCGCTGACGCTGGAGGCCTTCGGCTACCAGGTGACGGTGACGGAGCTGACGGGCTGGGAGCACTCGCTGAAGAACGAGCTGATTCTCGGCCGCCGGGTGCACAAGGAGAACCGCCGCGCCCGGGTGCAGCTGGAGCGCCTGCTGGCGGAGACGGGCGTGGCGCCGAAGCTGACGCGCGAGCTGGGTGTGAAGCCCGCCGTGCTGTCTGGTCCGGAGGCCGCGATGGTGCCGGCCGAGGCCGACGCGCCCGAGGCCCCCGCCGAGGCTCCCGTCGGGCAGTGA
- a CDS encoding NifU family protein, producing the protein MSVNIQLEWTPNPSTLKYVVDRKLLAGGALNFTSRDDAQAKSPLAHKLMDVRGVTAVMIGSNFVTVTKGEEGEWDEMNDAVMSALDSHLTANEPVVDEAAVAASRQAAGGAEGGSIQARIQEILDSEIRPAVAMDGGDITLDRFEDGIVYLHMKGSCAGCPSSTATLKMGIEGRLREAIPEVLEVVSV; encoded by the coding sequence ATGTCGGTGAACATCCAGCTCGAGTGGACCCCGAACCCCAGCACGCTGAAGTACGTGGTGGACCGGAAGCTGTTGGCGGGCGGCGCGTTGAACTTCACGAGCCGGGACGACGCCCAGGCGAAGTCGCCGCTGGCGCACAAGCTGATGGACGTGCGCGGCGTGACGGCGGTGATGATTGGCAGCAACTTCGTGACGGTGACGAAGGGCGAGGAGGGCGAGTGGGACGAGATGAATGACGCGGTGATGTCCGCGCTGGACTCGCACCTGACGGCCAACGAGCCGGTGGTGGACGAGGCGGCGGTGGCGGCCTCGCGCCAGGCGGCGGGCGGAGCGGAGGGTGGCTCCATCCAGGCGCGCATCCAGGAAATCCTGGACAGCGAAATCCGTCCGGCGGTGGCGATGGACGGCGGCGACATCACGCTGGACCGCTTCGAGGACGGCATCGTCTACCTGCACATGAAGGGCTCGTGCGCGGGCTGCCCGTCGTCCACGGCCACCCTGAAGATGGGCATCGAGGGGCGCCTGCGCGAGGCCATCCCCGAGGTGCTCGAAGTGGTGTCCGTCTGA
- a CDS encoding GNAT family N-acetyltransferase: MSTPLPTTLRILPSITEVPRAAWDALVDEAGVPFLEWTFLASLEESGSAVPERGWHPRHLTLWRGSRLVAAAPAYLKEDSNGEFVFDGPWATAAERAGLRYFPKLVLTVPFTPATGRRVLVAPGEDRRAREAELYAAAQEYARAERLSGVHVLFPTEEELPVLEDQGFAVRLGVQYQWRNEGYRTLEDFLARFHSKRRTQLRRELRAPADLGIQVQTLRGEALEGVDADTVYRLYASTVDKYPWGMRFLTRDFFARMLARFRHRCEWVEARREGRLVAGAFNFAGPRALYGRYWGCFEEHPFLHFNVCLYHPVEQGIARGLERFEPGHGGEHKLTRGFEPHLTYSAHLLLHPGLDRAVRGFLAHERAAVEGGLPQWRAETGFKEGA; encoded by the coding sequence ATGTCCACCCCGCTCCCCACCACCCTGCGCATCCTGCCCTCCATCACCGAGGTCCCCCGTGCCGCGTGGGATGCCCTGGTGGACGAGGCGGGCGTGCCCTTCCTGGAGTGGACCTTCCTCGCGAGCCTGGAGGAGAGCGGCAGCGCCGTGCCGGAGCGGGGCTGGCACCCCCGCCACCTGACGCTGTGGCGCGGCTCCCGGCTGGTGGCCGCGGCGCCCGCGTATCTCAAGGAGGACAGCAACGGCGAGTTCGTCTTCGACGGGCCCTGGGCCACCGCCGCCGAGCGCGCCGGCCTGCGCTACTTCCCCAAGCTCGTCCTCACCGTGCCCTTCACCCCCGCCACCGGCCGGCGCGTGTTGGTGGCCCCGGGCGAGGACCGCCGCGCGCGCGAGGCCGAGCTGTACGCCGCCGCGCAGGAGTACGCCCGCGCCGAGCGCCTGTCCGGAGTCCACGTCCTCTTCCCCACCGAGGAGGAGCTGCCCGTCCTGGAGGACCAGGGCTTCGCGGTGCGCCTGGGCGTCCAGTACCAGTGGCGCAACGAGGGCTACCGCACCCTGGAGGACTTCCTCGCCCGCTTCCACTCCAAGCGGCGCACCCAGCTGCGCCGCGAGCTGCGCGCCCCGGCCGACCTGGGCATCCAGGTACAGACCCTGCGGGGCGAGGCCCTGGAGGGCGTGGACGCGGACACGGTGTACCGCCTGTACGCCTCCACGGTGGACAAGTACCCGTGGGGCATGCGGTTTCTCACCCGGGACTTCTTCGCCCGGATGCTCGCCCGCTTCCGGCACCGCTGTGAATGGGTGGAGGCCCGCCGGGAAGGACGGCTGGTGGCCGGCGCGTTCAACTTCGCCGGCCCCCGCGCCCTCTACGGCCGCTACTGGGGCTGCTTCGAGGAGCACCCCTTCCTGCACTTCAACGTCTGCCTGTACCACCCGGTGGAGCAGGGCATCGCCCGGGGGCTGGAGCGCTTCGAGCCCGGCCATGGCGGCGAGCACAAACTCACCCGGGGCTTCGAGCCGCACCTTACATACAGTGCGCACCTGCTCCTCCACCCCGGCCTGGACCGCGCCGTGCGCGGCTTCCTGGCCCATGAGCGAGCAGCCGTCGAAGGCGGCCTGCCCCAGTGGCGGGCGGAGACTGGTTTCAAGGAGGGGGCCTGA